The proteins below come from a single Mucilaginibacter mali genomic window:
- a CDS encoding PRTRC system protein C produces the protein MKTMILPRIFLHKENGQEIRLTDPNDTFNITDVQNFYSGTYPVLTNAKIIGPEIKDDEAVYRFESTMGTKG, from the coding sequence ATGAAAACAATGATTTTACCGAGGATTTTCCTGCACAAAGAGAACGGGCAGGAAATTCGCTTAACCGACCCCAACGATACATTTAACATTACCGATGTGCAGAATTTTTATTCAGGTACTTACCCTGTATTGACCAACGCTAAAATTATCGGGCCTGAAATCAAGGATGATGAAGCGGTATACCGCTTTGAAAGCACGATGGGAACGAAAGGATAG
- a CDS encoding PRTRC system protein B, whose product MKNITQQFNSGFEPYKALLIYKHEKEEEISQFQRNVQETQIYVESYDIGRNGKPINAHPLSVKEMTALHTILQTSQEIQDSYLKSKGLLSNKVLYVNQQANGFAVWYTPPQEVTLFFIDGLQIPSGKFQIPAMLWKANAESLHVYGLKGKAKPHENTKLCHAPYLNIYGSGQVCMGTVQINIGKTSCLEDFMATWERYFFNSNFSHSISGNNSTKTNTTDLWRSLAGSGKPFPQEELLNNQLTLKQIIR is encoded by the coding sequence ATGAAGAACATCACCCAACAGTTTAACAGTGGGTTTGAACCCTACAAAGCCCTGCTGATATACAAACACGAAAAGGAGGAAGAAATAAGCCAGTTCCAGCGAAATGTACAGGAAACGCAGATTTATGTGGAAAGCTACGATATAGGGCGAAACGGCAAACCTATCAACGCCCACCCGCTTTCGGTAAAGGAAATGACCGCTTTACATACTATACTCCAAACCTCGCAGGAAATACAGGACAGTTACCTGAAAAGTAAAGGTTTACTATCCAATAAGGTTTTATACGTCAACCAACAGGCGAACGGCTTTGCGGTGTGGTACACCCCGCCACAGGAAGTTACCCTGTTCTTTATTGATGGTTTACAAATCCCATCGGGTAAGTTTCAAATCCCTGCCATGCTTTGGAAAGCCAATGCCGAGAGCTTGCATGTTTATGGTTTAAAAGGTAAAGCCAAGCCCCATGAGAATACCAAACTTTGTCATGCGCCCTATCTGAATATCTACGGAAGCGGTCAGGTTTGTATGGGGACAGTACAAATCAATATTGGCAAAACCTCCTGCTTAGAGGATTTTATGGCCACTTGGGAACGCTACTTTTTTAACAGCAATTTCAGCCATTCTATCAGCGGGAACAACAGCACCAAAACCAATACTACCGATTTATGGCGCTCCCTTGCAGGTTCGGGTAAACCCTTTCCGCAGGAGGAATTATTAAATAATCAGTTGACCCTTAAACAAATCATCCGATGA
- a CDS encoding PRTRC system ThiF family protein, with amino-acid sequence MKKQKVNKPAVHIIQKELLQPYNPVTINLIGAGGTGSQLLTALARMNHALTALGHAGVYVRVFDDDQVDTANLGRQLFTTAELGQYKSVALINRINRFFGTNWKAETIRYNKQSLKDRDLASAVITISCVDTVSARYEIGEILQHLTKNYGGRNRVKYWLDFGNSRSSGQVILSTLEKITQPASALYRPVENLPLVTEEFKELLNGSEHEDNTPSCSLAEALTKQDLFINSALANCGASLLWQMFREGILFNRGFFLNLADFRTQPLKVA; translated from the coding sequence ATGAAAAAGCAAAAAGTGAATAAACCTGCCGTACATATTATACAAAAGGAATTGTTACAGCCCTATAATCCTGTTACCATTAACCTGATTGGTGCAGGGGGAACAGGTAGCCAATTGTTGACCGCTTTGGCAAGGATGAACCATGCCTTAACCGCATTAGGCCATGCAGGTGTTTATGTCAGGGTATTTGATGATGACCAAGTTGATACCGCCAATTTGGGCAGGCAACTGTTTACCACCGCTGAATTAGGCCAGTACAAATCCGTTGCCCTCATCAACCGTATCAACCGTTTTTTCGGTACGAACTGGAAAGCGGAAACCATCCGTTATAACAAACAATCCCTAAAGGACAGGGATTTGGCAAGCGCAGTAATTACCATTTCCTGTGTAGATACTGTTAGCGCACGGTATGAGATAGGCGAGATATTGCAACACCTGACCAAGAATTACGGCGGTCGCAACCGTGTAAAATACTGGCTTGATTTCGGCAATAGCCGTTCAAGCGGACAGGTCATTTTATCTACCCTTGAAAAAATCACACAACCTGCATCTGCATTATACCGTCCTGTAGAAAACCTCCCCTTGGTTACAGAAGAATTTAAGGAACTGCTGAACGGTTCGGAACATGAAGATAATACCCCAAGCTGTTCATTAGCGGAAGCCCTGACCAAACAGGACTTGTTTATTAATTCAGCATTAGCGAATTGTGGAGCCTCATTGCTTTGGCAGATGTTCCGTGAGGGAATATTATTTAATCGTGGTTTTTTCCTGAACCTTGCGGATTTCAGGACACAGCCCTTAAAAGTGGCTTAA
- a CDS encoding MBL fold metallo-hydrolase codes for MKRMYRGEFIFHPIGQGCYYTGELFNEKERLFSFVYDCGTNSEQQYIRDAVAGWPVKAEQQKINVCIISHFHSDHTSGIPQLLKSTRCDRLVIPYYDPFQRLMVYLESDNDDDEYRRMMQNPYVYFSGEGFNIGQIIVVRGGGTETNLQDRSPKAPSPSESSNLNTEQFDLNKDEDEYYQDEYEQNDSLNEQFFRQLQIEDPNADPDKVKVRHLPYQLRTPLYKFIFYTLSEEDGSDIEIKRKTAALRKAVDDYFAAAKRDATSGVSTFQDLFNAKPIKEIARIYRRIFGAAQLNGTSLAVFHRFTLESGGYDIFHRHHSGMRHLYHVNRNHATMMTGDLELNTREKLILFQDYYHAHLDEIAYFQVMHHGSDKNWPFSVTESRLHTFPDYVINHGLGRKHHPGPEVTKLLRSVKPHNTLLNNELTKLHYSIYYGTV; via the coding sequence ATGAAACGAATGTACAGAGGCGAGTTTATATTTCATCCTATTGGGCAAGGCTGTTATTATACAGGCGAACTTTTCAATGAAAAAGAAAGGCTTTTCAGCTTTGTCTATGATTGTGGTACCAATTCAGAACAGCAATATATCCGCGATGCCGTAGCTGGCTGGCCAGTCAAAGCAGAACAGCAAAAGATCAATGTATGCATTATCTCCCATTTTCATAGCGATCATACCAGTGGTATTCCGCAGTTACTTAAAAGCACCCGATGCGACCGTTTGGTGATCCCTTATTATGACCCATTCCAACGATTGATGGTTTACCTGGAATCGGACAACGATGATGATGAATACCGGCGGATGATGCAAAACCCTTATGTTTATTTTTCAGGAGAGGGTTTTAATATCGGCCAGATCATAGTCGTGCGCGGTGGCGGTACGGAAACTAATCTTCAGGACCGTAGCCCCAAAGCACCATCACCCTCAGAAAGCAGCAATTTGAATACGGAACAGTTTGATCTCAATAAGGACGAGGATGAATATTATCAGGATGAGTACGAACAGAATGATAGCTTAAATGAGCAATTCTTTAGGCAATTACAAATTGAAGACCCTAACGCTGATCCTGATAAGGTGAAGGTGAGGCACCTGCCGTACCAACTGCGAACTCCGCTTTATAAATTCATTTTTTATACACTATCTGAAGAAGATGGTTCTGATATTGAAATAAAACGGAAAACTGCGGCCCTACGAAAAGCGGTTGACGATTATTTTGCTGCGGCAAAACGTGATGCCACCTCAGGCGTTTCTACTTTCCAGGATCTTTTTAATGCTAAACCTATCAAAGAGATCGCGCGGATATACCGGCGCATATTTGGGGCTGCTCAACTAAATGGCACATCATTAGCGGTCTTTCATCGTTTTACGCTTGAATCTGGGGGTTATGATATCTTCCACAGACATCACTCAGGTATGCGCCACTTGTACCATGTTAACCGCAATCATGCGACCATGATGACCGGTGATCTGGAATTGAACACCCGCGAAAAATTGATATTGTTTCAGGATTACTATCACGCCCACCTGGACGAAATAGCTTATTTTCAGGTAATGCATCATGGCTCGGACAAGAATTGGCCATTTAGTGTAACTGAAAGCAGGCTGCATACTTTTCCGGATTATGTGATTAACCACGGCTTAGGGCGGAAACACCATCCAGGACCTGAAGTAACCAAATTGCTGCGTTCGGTTAAACCACATAACACCTTATTGAATAATGAATTAACAAAGCTTCACTATTCGATTTACTATGGCACGGTATGA
- a CDS encoding helix-turn-helix domain-containing protein has protein sequence MAAEIITKEDLQEFGQQLLNQIKSLLGHAIEEPKKWLKSYQVKNLLKISDNTLQTLRDNGTIPFTKIGGILYYSIDDINRVLSGEVKSKRIRIKAEKAA, from the coding sequence ATGGCAGCAGAAATCATAACTAAAGAAGATTTGCAGGAATTTGGCCAGCAATTACTGAATCAGATCAAGAGCCTTTTAGGACATGCTATAGAAGAACCTAAAAAGTGGCTAAAGAGTTACCAGGTTAAAAACCTGCTCAAAATATCTGACAATACGCTTCAGACATTAAGGGACAACGGTACGATACCCTTTACCAAGATCGGCGGTATCCTGTACTATAGCATTGATGATATTAACCGGGTATTATCCGGTGAAGTGAAAAGCAAAAGGATCAGGATAAAGGCGGAAAAGGCCGCATAA
- a CDS encoding PDDEXK nuclease domain-containing protein: MSEIILISEIKVLIEGARISAARAIDHERVVMFWHIGKRIFEEEQHGKDRAVYGERLIPYLAEELMPQFGNAFSARNLNHFRQFYRTFPIVYALRTQLTWTHYRSLLSMEETEKREFYIQETAKNNWTARQMDRQIGSQLYERLLLSTDKEKVLSVARNEKQPDKPQDIIKDPMILEFLRLKPEAAYYEKDLENALITHLQEFMLELGNGFSFVARQKRIHLDGDDFFVDLVFYNRLLQCFVIIELKTHKITHQDIGQLQMYVNYYDRIEKLTHETPTVGILLCLEKNDTVVKFTLPENSNIFASKYQLYLPSAEQLADEIEKEISKQKELGQEEFPNNDA; the protein is encoded by the coding sequence ATGAGCGAGATAATTTTGATAAGTGAGATCAAGGTTTTAATTGAAGGTGCCAGGATCTCAGCTGCCCGTGCCATTGATCATGAAAGAGTGGTTATGTTTTGGCATATTGGTAAAAGGATTTTTGAAGAGGAACAACATGGCAAAGATCGCGCTGTTTATGGAGAGCGCCTAATCCCATATTTGGCAGAAGAACTTATGCCACAATTTGGTAACGCATTTTCTGCAAGAAATTTAAATCACTTTAGACAATTCTACAGAACTTTCCCAATTGTGTACGCACTGCGTACACAATTGACATGGACGCATTATCGGTCGCTTCTGAGTATGGAAGAAACCGAAAAAAGGGAGTTTTATATTCAAGAAACTGCAAAGAACAATTGGACCGCCAGACAGATGGATCGCCAAATTGGTAGCCAACTTTATGAGAGACTTCTTTTGAGCACAGACAAAGAAAAAGTTCTGTCTGTAGCTCGTAACGAAAAGCAACCGGATAAACCGCAGGATATTATCAAAGACCCAATGATACTCGAATTTTTGAGACTTAAACCAGAAGCCGCATATTATGAAAAGGATCTTGAAAATGCTTTGATCACCCACCTGCAAGAGTTCATGCTGGAGCTTGGTAATGGTTTTTCCTTCGTAGCCAGGCAAAAGCGCATCCATTTGGATGGCGATGATTTTTTTGTTGATCTTGTGTTTTATAACAGGCTTTTACAGTGTTTCGTTATTATCGAACTGAAAACACATAAGATCACCCATCAGGATATCGGCCAATTGCAAATGTATGTGAATTATTATGACCGCATCGAAAAGCTGACGCATGAAACGCCTACGGTGGGCATCTTATTATGCCTGGAGAAAAATGATACGGTCGTTAAATTTACGTTGCCGGAAAACAGCAACATCTTTGCCTCCAAATATCAACTCTATCTACCATCGGCTGAACAATTGGCTGATGAAATTGAGAAAGAGATCAGCAAGCAAAAGGAGTTGGGACAGGAAGAATTTCCTAATAACGACGCTTAA
- a CDS encoding site-specific integrase has protein sequence MKNAQKFAVLIWADKRKTDSQGMVPLYARITYLTKRTEISLGRKVDPKKWDAESGYLRGSGQDAREINACINDSIYGIRRAFEDLKRIEDFITAEKIKRKFTGEEVKHRMLLEVFDEHNNDLEKLLDKNFVRATLTKYKTVRKKTAEYIQFRYKKPDVYLESIDYAFVTGLEMYLKTEDKIEHNTAMRYIKNLKKIINLAVNNQWMSHNPFNLFKCTYNKVNRVELEWEEINQLAEYHFKVKRLAEVRDTFLFCCYTGYAFVDVDKLTPQHVVTGTDGVTWIKTTRTKTAIEANVPLIPQAIEIIERYVEHDARIIENRLLPVKSNQKMNAYLKEIGDLAGIEKVLTTHIARHTFATTVTLENDVPLETVSKMLGHTKLTTTQIYAKMKDKKVNRDMQALKARLLVNAEVVDEKLEEELV, from the coding sequence ATGAAAAACGCACAGAAGTTTGCAGTCCTGATTTGGGCTGACAAAAGAAAAACAGATTCACAAGGTATGGTTCCGCTTTATGCGCGTATTACCTATCTAACCAAACGCACCGAAATTTCGCTTGGGCGAAAGGTCGATCCTAAAAAGTGGGATGCAGAGAGCGGTTATTTAAGAGGCAGCGGCCAGGATGCCCGCGAGATCAATGCTTGTATCAATGATTCCATCTATGGAATCCGTCGGGCTTTTGAGGATCTTAAACGTATCGAAGACTTTATAACTGCTGAAAAGATCAAACGCAAATTCACCGGCGAAGAAGTAAAACACCGGATGCTATTAGAAGTATTCGATGAGCATAATAACGATCTGGAAAAATTACTGGATAAGAATTTTGTTCGCGCAACCTTAACGAAGTATAAAACCGTCCGCAAAAAAACTGCGGAGTACATACAGTTCAGGTATAAGAAACCTGATGTTTATCTGGAGTCCATCGATTACGCTTTTGTGACCGGTTTGGAAATGTATCTGAAAACCGAAGATAAGATCGAACACAATACCGCCATGCGGTATATCAAAAATCTTAAAAAGATCATTAACCTGGCTGTCAATAATCAATGGATGAGCCACAATCCCTTCAACCTTTTTAAATGCACCTATAATAAGGTAAACCGTGTTGAACTTGAATGGGAGGAGATCAACCAGTTGGCCGAATATCATTTTAAAGTGAAACGATTGGCTGAGGTGAGGGATACCTTTTTGTTTTGCTGCTATACCGGTTATGCTTTTGTTGACGTGGATAAACTAACCCCTCAACATGTGGTTACCGGTACAGATGGGGTAACCTGGATCAAGACCACCCGAACCAAAACTGCTATCGAGGCCAATGTTCCTTTAATTCCACAAGCCATAGAAATTATAGAGCGCTATGTAGAACATGATGCCCGCATAATCGAGAACAGGTTGTTGCCGGTAAAGAGCAATCAAAAAATGAATGCCTATTTAAAAGAGATCGGAGATCTGGCCGGTATTGAAAAAGTGTTAACCACTCACATTGCACGACACACATTTGCTACAACAGTTACCCTCGAAAATGATGTGCCATTAGAAACGGTCAGCAAAATGCTTGGTCATACTAAATTAACCACTACCCAGATCTATGCAAAAATGAAAGATAAAAAGGTTAACCGGGATATGCAGGCCTTAAAGGCACGTTTGCTGGTTAATGCTGAAGTTGTTGATGAAAAATTGGAGGAGGAATTAGTATGA